The genomic stretch CGGTCCATCACGCGCTCCTGCATTTGTAGCAGGCGCTCCATTTTGTCGATATCGACGTCAGGGTTAAGCGCCGCGCGCTCGATCACTTGGATAATGGCGGTACTGTCATTGGTCGATGAAGAAGGAGTAGGCGGCACCGCCTGGAGAGACGATGCCTCTTGAGTGACCATGTGTGTCTTGTTCGCCATGACGGCTCTCCTTAAAAACGGTATGGGGGTTAGATATCGCTGGGCAACTGATCGGGGGAGACCGGCACGAGCCTAAGCTCCGCGCGGTAAAACTGGCCTTTCGCCATGACGTAGGTAGTTGCCTGAGTTTGGTCTTGGGTCAGCAGTCGCTCCGTGAGCTGGGTAAGGGCTAAGTCGAGATCGTGGTGTAGCGTTGCCATATAAGCCTCCAAACAAAAAAACGCCCAGCCGGTTAAGGGCTGAGCGTCTATGGGGTGAGGGTAGCGAGGTAGATCAGCGGTAACGTGGTGACTACGCCGTTAATGGTTAGCTGACCAAGGCCAGCGCCGCGTTGAGCGCTTCCTGCTTTAGCTGTGCGCCTTGGCCGAACCAGGCAGAGTCCATGCGGGTATCGTTACTGCGTGCGCGTTTTTCATGATCGACGTATTCGGTCACGGCATTGAGCAAGCCCCAGGCCGTATCCTTCGCGGTCACTAAGTGAGCGCCACGCCCTTCGCCTTGGTAGAGCTTTTGTACCTTGTTGAGCGCTCGGTAGTTGGGCAGTTTGGAAGGATCGTCTAACGGCGTCTCCACGCCGCACATCACCGCTTGGAAGTAATGCTGTGCTTCACGGTGATCAATCTTCCGTTCGGCTAACGCTTTCATGCGGTACATGAAGTCATTCCATTGCGACACCGAAATGCCCAGCTGACGCTTCACGGCACGCGGATCAAACTCTGAACGATGGGGCACCTTCACCGCTTGCGACGTGCCATCGACGGCAATTTGCAGCGTGTTGTTGCACACCACCCGAACCGTGGTGGGCGTGGCCATGGTGGCAAGCGTGCCATCGCAGGAAGTGGCCAACAGCAGATAGTCATTGACCTCATCCTGACCTTTAAGCGACGTACTTAAGCCGCTACGCGCCAGGGCCCAGAACTTACGTCCGCCTTTGAGCACGCCAGCGGTTTCTAGCTCATAACCGGCGTACTCGGTCAGGTCACGGTAAAACTCCAGGATCTCTTCAGGCTGCACCACCTTATAGCGCTGTGACACCACCGACAGCGGTGCTTTGGTATCTGAGCGGTAGAGCACTTTCTGCTCAGGGAACGAGTGAATGCTGCCCAGGTGGCTAGCCCCTTCGGCAATAAAGCGTACCGGCGCTTCTTCGATATGCCAGTTCATACCGGCCTGTTGCTGCCAGACCTCCAGCGGTTGATGACGAGACAGCTGTTGCCCCAGGCCATGCCAAGGGGTATCGCCAACGTAAGCCATGTGTTCAACGAGATGTGCCATGAGTCATTCTCCAGACATAAAAAAGCGCCGACCAGAGGCCAGCGCGAGAAGGTGAATAAGCGGATCATTCGCCCCATACAGGGCGAACAACGATGGGTTAAGCGTTAGGTGCTAGAGGCGGGTAAGCGTCGCGGTAGGTGCAGCCGCACGACAAGCATAACCATGGTGTCCCGCTGCCAACTGGAAGCCACTGCTCAAACAGTGAGGTGGCTATGCGCGAGCCGGTTTGACCTCCGGCCACGGCACCCATCATGGCGGCAGGCAGTTTTGCCAGCGGAAAGCGAGTCTCCGCCAATGGCTGTGAGCCGGTGACGGCGGTTGCGCGCCATGCGCCAACAGCACCGCCGATCAAAGTGCTACCTACCACGCTCACGCGTTGGGCAGTCTCCAGGTTCAGCATGCGCGTTGATGCACAACGCTTACAGGGTGGGGGCATATTGAAGCTCCTATGCAGAGGAAAAGGTTCCATGGGGTGTGGATGCATAGGAGTGATATAGGTTTGAAATTAATTTCATTGTGGCTTTGTATTAGAACGAATCACTTAAAACAGATATTTCAGAACTCCATCAGAAAATCTTCATGTGTGATATTTAGTTATTATATATTTTTCTAATGACAGTGTAATGAAAAGCGAGCCCACATCACTACCAGGTATCGCGATTGCGAGTGAAGATACAGGTCAGATCACTGACTTTAAAAAATAGATACCTGGAGCCTACATCATGAGAACCTTCGAATTTAGTCAAAAAATCGTGATTGCCACTGCGCTATTAGCATTGCTAGCGTCACCGATGGCTTTTGCTAAAACGTCCATTGAGATCAACCAAGACCGTTCTATAGGAACGGATGCGTTTGAGAAGGCACAGTCGTCAGCAGTTTCAGAACCCCCTTCATTTAGTACGGAAGAATTAACCTATGACAAGGGAGATAGACAGTTAGACAGTCATTTTTTGCAGACAGAGCACCAATCTTCAGTAAAACATGACAATGCTATTGCTATCGACTTAACTCATGAAGTAGGTGATGGGCTGCATTGGTAAATTATCGTTAAAGTGTAGCATCTAGTCACTTTTTAGTGGCTAGATGCGTGCACTTTATTTTTTATTAGTATCGCCAGGTTTGCTAGGGTGGCGATTGAAAGAATCATGCATAAAGCGAAACTGCTTATCACAGCAACGACATACTCCACACATGGAAAGATGAAATGCTAGCTGAGCTTTCTGTTGAAATGTTAGTGGCTGCTCAATTTTCAATGACATTAGTCGAGTAGCTTCCATACACATAATCATACCTATACCTCCATTTTATTGTATTAAAGAATATTTGGAAGATGCTTGTTCAAGTTGAACTTGTGTGTATTTGAAGTGTATTCCCTTACAAAATTTTTGAAATTAATTAAGCAGGTATATTTATCTCTGGTAGCTTCATCGCATAAGTTCTTCGAAAGCACCACGTAAATCGCGAGAGGAGGTAACGCCCTCGATGGTCTGC from Halomonas meridiana encodes the following:
- a CDS encoding DUF932 domain-containing protein, yielding MAHLVEHMAYVGDTPWHGLGQQLSRHQPLEVWQQQAGMNWHIEEAPVRFIAEGASHLGSIHSFPEQKVLYRSDTKAPLSVVSQRYKVVQPEEILEFYRDLTEYAGYELETAGVLKGGRKFWALARSGLSTSLKGQDEVNDYLLLATSCDGTLATMATPTTVRVVCNNTLQIAVDGTSQAVKVPHRSEFDPRAVKRQLGISVSQWNDFMYRMKALAERKIDHREAQHYFQAVMCGVETPLDDPSKLPNYRALNKVQKLYQGEGRGAHLVTAKDTAWGLLNAVTEYVDHEKRARSNDTRMDSAWFGQGAQLKQEALNAALALVS